In Chthoniobacterales bacterium, the DNA window GGAGACCTGGGTGAAATTTGGCGCCAACGCCCTCCATAGCCGCGATGCCAGCGGCACCGTCCTTTCCCCGGCGGGCAACCTGCGCGTGAACAGCGATGGCTCCCTCAGCTCATTCACCGCTCCGACCGCGGCCGAACGAGAAGGCTATGGTTTCGACGGTGCCTTTCATTGGGGCCCATTCGACCTGATCGGCGAATATTTGAGCGAGAGTTACGAAGGTCGGACCGTGAACGGGATCGCGCCCACTTTCAAAGACTTCCGCGCCGAGGGTTACTACGTCCAGGGGAGCTATTATATCATTCCCAAGAAGCTCCAGGTCGCGACGAAATATGAGCACTTCAATCCAGGTCAAGTCATCAGTGATAACCTGGATTCGATAACCGGAGGACTGAATTACTATATCCACGGCGACGACATCAAGTTGATGGCCAATTACATCCATACCTGGTCGAATTTCCGGGAGAGTCGTCCGATCCTGGGCGATGACCAATTCGATGAGTTCCTTCTTCGCTTGCAGATCGTCTATTAACAATCGTCGAACTCCAAAGCCATGAACGCTGCGCCTCCCTTGCCACCCAGCCGCCCGCTCTGGCAGATGCTGCTCGGTTTGCTCGTCGCGAATGCGGCCGGCGGGGTGCTTCTCTTTGCGGTCGTGTGGTTCGTTGGAGCGTACCGGAGCAGTGACGTTTCCGCGCTCGTAGCGTGGCCGAGCTTCTTTCTGATTCCATTCCTGGTCGGCCTTATCGCCGCGTGGTTTTGGCGCCACCTCAATCGGACCATTGCCTGGAGTTGTCTCGACGCCCTCTGGGCTTCGTTGGTCGGTCTGGCCGCTGCCGCGATCATCCTGCGCGAAGGGGTCGTTTGCCTCGTGATCGTCTCGCCCGCCCTCTACGTCTTCATCCTTTGCGGAATCCTGGTGGGACGGGTCTGGTTCCGGCCTGATTACTCGAAGTTATCGCTCACCATTTTCCCGCTCGTCGCGGTGCTCACGCTCGCGGAAACCGCTTATCACTCGGAACGGCAGGATGTCGTGACCGACCGGATCGTCATTAAGGCGCCGCCGGCTAAAGTTTGGCCGCATGTCCTGGCCTTCCCCGAGATCCCGGATTCGCCCGACTATTGGATTTTCCGGTTGGGGCTTCCGTATCCGACTACCACCACCAACGGCGGCAACTTCGTGGGGGCCGATCGCCAGTGCATCTTCAGCAACGGCATCGTGATCAAGGAACGCGTCGCCGAATTGGTCCCTAACGAAAAACTCACCTTCGACGTGGCTGAGCAACCGACCGATCCTGAAGCCTACGGCCATATCACGTTGCATCGCGGGCAATTCGTCCTCCAGGACAACCACGACGGCACCACCACGTTGATCGGCTCGAGTTGGTATACCCTCCACGTTCGCCCCCGCTGGTATTTCGATCTCTGGACGCGCGACATGACTCGCGCCGTTCATCTGCGGGTAATGAACCACATCAAGCGGCTCTCCGAAAAGCCGGAGTCAACGCGATCGTCCAGCCAACAATTCTCAGGCGAGCGCGCCGGCGGCGGGAGTGCTGGTGGCGAAGCGCACTAATGGGCCACTTTTCTCTTGTCCAAAAATCAGCCGGTGCGCGTTCTCGCCGGTAATCAACGTTTCGGCGCGCGGTCCCAGGCCAAGCAATTTAATTTTGTGCAGTTCGAGACCCGGATGCAGCCACGGGCCGTCGGAGCCGAACAAGATTTTGTGCGGACCGGCCCGCCGCACCGCTTCGACGAGATAATCAAAACGGCGGACGCCGGACGTATCGCCGTAGACATTGGGATAACGCGCTATCTGTTCGACAACCCGCTCGTGCGCGCGCCAATCATCGGCGAAACTGCCGAGGTGCGGGATGATGAACTTCACCTCGGGGTATTGCGGCGCAAACATGTCAATGACATGCGCCTTGCCCCCGACATCGACGAGCATGGGGATGCGAAATGCACGAGCCGCCTCGCAGACTTCGCGCGTGGGCATCGCTTCGTGCCCATGAACTTTCAACCCAAATAATCCGAATCGATTCACCGCCTCCCGCACCATCTCTCGCACTCGACCGGCATCGGTCTTCGCATTCACCATTGCAAAGCCAATCAACCGCGGATGCCATCGCGCCACCACGCGAGCCAGTTCGCGATTGGCCGTAGCGTAGTCGGTATGGAACGCAGGGAATACAACCGTGCGCGCAATCCCAGCCCGGTGCGCCCGGCGGAGATAGGACTCTAACGGTGCATCGGTGTTCCAAGGCGCGGTCAACAAGTCGCCCCGCCCGGCATGGCAATGGCAATCAATAATCATGCGTTCCTTCCTGTTTGATCCCGTTGCCAGAGTGCGCTGGCGAGATTCGAGGCAGCCGGCCTAACTCTTCGAGAAAGGCGATGCTGGTAAGAATCCCGCGTTGAAAGTTTTTCAAACTGAATCTCTCGTTCGGCCCGTGCAGGCTGTCGCCCGGCGAAGCGAAGCCCATCAGCACCGTCGGGATGCCCAGCAAACGCTGGAACTCGCTCACCACCGGAATACTGCCACCCGAGCGGACCCAAACCGGTATCTTGCCGAAGACGCGCCTATAGGCGGCCGCGGCCGCCCGCATCGCCAGGTGCTTCCGATCGATCAACGCCGGACGCGATCGAATGTGCCTTCTCAAGGTGGCTCGCACCGTCGGCGGCGTCACGCGAACGACGAAGCGCCGGACCAAGAGTTCAATCTCCGCCGGGTCTTGATCGGGGACGAGGCGAAAACTCAACTTCGCCAGGGCCTGACACGGGATGACGCCTTTCGGCCCAGTTCCCGCGTGCCCGCCGGTAAGGCCGGTGATGGCAAGCGAAGGACGCAGAGTCAGCCGTTCGTAAATGGAATACCCGTGTTCACCCCATGCCGCCGTTGACCCGGCCTCGCGCAGAATGGCTTGGTCGGATGGTCCGGTGCGCGAGAGGTATTCTCGCTCCGCTTTGTTCCACTGGCGCACTCGCTCGTAGAAGCCTGGGATGGCGATCCGTCCATCGCGGTCATGCAGCCGGGCAACGATTTCGCACAGGACCTGAAGCGGATCATGGACCGCGCCGCCAAAGTTGCCGGAGTGCAGGTCGTGGTGCGGGCCGTGCAATTCCAGTTCGAGCGCGAGCTGGCCGCGGAGTGAATAGGTCAGCGCGGGCTGGTCCGGCCCGAGCATCCGGGTGTCGGACATCAGGGCGGCGTCGGCCCGCAGCGCGCGCCGATTGCGTTTCAAAAACGGCAGTAGATTCGGACTGCCGATCTCCTCCTCACCCTCGAAGAGACACTTCACGTTTACCGGCAGGCGGCGCGTGCTCTTGAGCAGGGACTCAATCGCCTTCACATGAGCGAACAACTGCCCCTTGTCATCACTGGCCCCGCGGCCGTGCAAGAAACCGTCGTGAATTTCCGCGCCGAACGCTGGGAATTTCCAGTCGTTCAGCGGCTCCGCCGGCTGCACGTCATAGTGGCCGTATATCAATACCGTTGGTTTTCGCACAGCGCTCAGCCACTCGGCGTACACGATCGGATGCCGCTTGGTAGGCAGCACGCGGACACGTTCAAGGCCGGCCTGACCCAATTGCTTCGCCAGCCACTCGGCGCAGCGCTTTACATCCTGGGCGTGACCAGGATTACCGCTGACGCTTGGGATCCGGACGAACTCCTGCAACTCCGGTCGAAACCGGCTGATATTGCTTCGCACGAACGTCGCGAGAGCCGCCGGGGCTGGGCGCTCGAAAGCTTCGACGTTCATGGTCCGGCTATTCTGGGGGTGCGCGAAGAACGACTAGCTCGCGAGATGCCGGTTCATGAATGCTTGTAACTCTCGCGCGTGGCCTGGGGCACGCGGCGCGCGCAAATGGCGAAGCGCCATGACGAGATAAACGCGGCTCGCGCGGATCGCGGCGGCCGCCTCGCGGCGCAGAGCGCCATGGAGGTAGACGTCGTCCCGCGAATCCGAGGGAGCGTTGTGCTCGTGCGGCGCTCTCGAGAGTGGAGGCCAGCCGAAACGGATGAAGAAAGCGCGAATGTGGCGGATGCGTCCCGTGCCGCCGATGCGCTCCACGTGGGCGCTGGAAAACGAATCCTGTAACAGGTGCAAGGCTTCGCCCAGCCATTCCAGTGCGGTCGAGCGGCTCGACGCACGCAAGGCCCGCGCATGCAGGCCAGCGAACCGGGCTCGAATCAGGCGCAATGCCGCCGGCACGGTGGTTGAGGGGGTGGGTCGCAGCGAGTGGGCCGGTTGCGCCGCCGCCTTCAATGATCCCAGCGCCGCCCGCGGAAAATTCCAATAGCTCCGACCGCCGCGATCCGGCCTGATCACGCCAAATTCCACCGCCGATTTCTCGGCGGCACTTAACGGCAGGCCTCGCATTGCGTGGCGCGTCAGTATTTCGTGCCCTTCCTTGTTTCCGATACCGGGGATCGGCGTGACCTTGGTAAAGAACGGTTCCGCCTCGAGTTGGCGGCTGGCCCGATCGATCTCCAATTCGAGTTCCCGGTCCCGTCCTGTTTGCCGGCTGCGTCCGGGGACATGGCCACGGGCTTGCTGGCGGCGGTGAAACTGGCGCACTTGCGCATCACTCAAGCCTCGCTGGACCGTGGCGCCCTTGGCCGGGAGTCGCGCCATTTGTCCCGCGAGCAAGGCGAGCTGTTGAATGGTCGCAGCGCGGTTGCCCACCAGCGCCTGCTGCCAGCCCGCGGGGTTTTGGGCGAAGAGACCATTGAGGGCGACCAGGAACTGGCCGAGGTAGCTCCCCCGCATCTGCCAGATCAACTGCGCGCGCCGCTGAATCTCTTGTTTGATGTCGGGAGGGAACGCGCGCCAGACGTTCCGAAACTGGCCGGCCATATCGGCCGCGTCCATCCGTTCGGCGGCTTGCTCCATCTCCGCCTCGAAGTTCGCTTCTCCCTCGCGATATTTTTGAAAGACGCCCACCCGCCGGGCCAGGCCGGGCCGGGCCCGGTTAAAGCGCGCGTCTTCCAGCCGGAAATTCCTGGGATCATGCTGGTCGTGCTTTCCCAGTTTGTGGCCAACATCCAGGCCGGGCACGCCGCGCAGATTTCGCGCGCTGCCGCCGGGCCCCCGGCGTCCCTGTTGTTGCGCCCGCTCAACCTGCGCCAGGCGATTCAGTTCCTGGGTGACCCAGCCCAGGACATGGCGGGGTTGGTTCGGATCCGTCAGCAGTTGCCGCAGATACTGCTGCCGGGCGGTTCGATAGGCGCTTCCATGCTCCGCTTCAAGTCCGAAGGCGGCCGCTTCCAGTTCGTGCTCCAACTGGAACTCGGTGCGTGGTGGTTGCATTCGGGCGATGCTTTTCGAGAGCGGGATCTCCGTTTGCGGCGCTATCTCATGATCGTCCCATTGCCGCCATGCGCGCTCGCCGCCCGCGGACAGCCGCCCGCCGCGCCGCCCGAGGAGGCGCCATGTCGCCGAAGGATGACCCGTTGCTTCCGTTAGCGCCCCAGGACATCACGCGATTGGTCTCCATGCGTTTGGCCAGGCCCATGGATTGCGCGCTGGTGAGCCATTCCTCGGCGAACTCGGCGATCTCGAGGAGCAGTGCCTCGAACTGGCCGCGCTGCATTTTCATGATGTGGGGTTGCGCGACCCAGCGCAGGATTTCTCGCCCAGCGACACCCATGCGCTGGCGCGGCGAGGTGACCAGCCGCTCGTTGAAGTAGCGCACCAGGATTTCTTCCACGGTGTCCCAGGCATTATCCGTCCCGAAGAGATTCTTCACGTCTTCGGCGCCAAGGATTTTGAAGGCTTCCTCCAGGAGCTGCATGACCTCCACGCGCATCACGTTGAGATGGCCAAAGGAGGTGAACTTGAGGTTGTTTCTCAAATCCAGCCCCGACCGGCGCACAATCGCGATGCTTCCGAAGCTCGGATCGTAAGCACGTTCGCGCACGACGTCGCTGATTCGCTTGTCGCGCCAGAAGAGCGCCACCTGGTTGACGAAGTGGCCGAACTGATTGTGGAATTCCACGTTGGGTGTGGTGCCCTGCGGCACGGGCGCGTTGCCGTAGCCGAAGGCGCGACGATACGCCATCAAGCGGTCGGCCAGGGTGTAACGCAACACATCGCGGCGATCGAACTGGTAGAGCCGGAACGCCCCCGGGCCGCTCGACAAACGCACTGCCCCGGCGTGAAACAGTTCCTTCAGCTTCCGGATCACACGGAAGACGCCAATCTTTTCGTGCTGATAGATGTAATACAGGTCACCCACAGCCACGAGGCGTTCGGACGTGATTTGCTCATCGTACGGCTCGACGCCTTGCGGGATGCGGGTTTTGCCGAATTCATCCGCGGCTTCGGCGCCGATCCCGGCGAGCTGGGCCAGCCCCTTGTCTGGCGGCAGCTTGGCCTGCATGTCCTGCTTCACCACTGAAGCGAGGATGTCGTCGACCTGTTGTTTCAGCGCATCGGCGAGCGGCGGATTTCCGACCAAGTCGCCCGCGAATCGGTTCGTCATCCCCTCGCGCAACGCGCTGAGGCGATCCAGAAGTTGTTGATAATCGTTTTCGTTTGCCATAGGTCAGTCTCTCCAAGCTTTGTGGTTCCCGAAGACATCTTTTAAGTGGTTCCACCAATTCTCGTGCTCCTGATGAACGGTGAAAGCTGCACTGTCCGCTTGCGTGCCAGTTGTTGCCCTCAGCTCAAATTCCCGAGTGGAGACTTCCGACGGGATGCAGACCTTGAGCACCGCCATATGCGCTGAAAGAAGCGTCGTGAGCTCGACTTTCGGCCCGGCGGGAGCGAACGTGAAGCATGTCTGATCGGTGAAGCACGCCCCTTTCCCAATCACGCGGACACACAGTGTTTGGCCTGCGTGCCCGAAAGGGGGGATCATCTCCTCAATGCCGTAGGCAGGAGGTGTCGGCGCGGGTTGCGTACCATAGGTGTGGGGTGGCTTGCTATACGTCTCTTTCGGCGAATGGATCGTGACGGAACCGGGGGAGAGCGTGGTCTCTCCAGTTTCGTTTATCAGCTGTAGTTTGTAACTGCCGGGAGGCAAAAAGGACAGCCCGGCAATTTGCGCGGTGAAGCTTTTCCCGTCGGGCTTACCGTTCACCTTCGAATGGTTGATCTGATCGTCCAAGGCCGAGGCGGTCAAGGCTCCCACCACGTGACGTTGGATCAGGCGCACCTCGCGAACTCCATCGAGATTCTGACCAATTACCTGGAGACCTTTTTGGGCAACATTCTGGCGATCTTCATAAGCGATCTCGTCCGGCTTGATTTCCGTGACTTTGGGAAGCGGAGGAAGGGAGTCCCCACTCAACACCGGCTCCGAGGTTTTAACCGGTTCCAACCCGGTCAGCGTGATGGCGTAATTGATGTGGTGGACAAGTGCCTTGAGCGCCTCCCCGACACGTGGTGATGTGACTGCATATGGAAGTGTGTCTGTGTTCATAAACGGTTCCTGGGTTGATTACTCGGTGACAACTTGCGACAGCAGCCGGTTGATCTGGTTCAGCGTTTCCCGAACGGCGCCGACACCATCTTTACCGGAGCTTTCGATGAATTGCGGCGCTTCGACGCCTGCGAAATTTTCGATCCAGCTCAACAGCTCGGCCACGGTGATGGATTCACCATTATCGAACTCGAGCAGGGTCACCTGACGTTCCTCCGGTCCGAAGAAGACCGAGTCCATCGCGTCGTAGGCTTCGTGGACGGATTCGACGATGACAGCCAGGGCCTCCGAGATCCAAACCAGTTCTGTGCCGAGATATTTCGCGCCGGTTGCATTACGGAAGAGCGACTTCCGTTGCTTGCCCCAGGTTTGGAAAATCGTGTTCGTGTAATCCACGAGGATGATGAAGTCGGTGTAGGTTCGTTCTTCCTCCACGGTGAGCACACGATCGGAATCCAGGCCGAATCGTTTGCGCAATTCGCCGAGCAAACCGCCCACCTGATCCGCATCCACTATGCCCACGTCTCCCGGCTTCAGGGCGAGCAGCCGCACAAAGTAGTCATCGACGCGTTGGATCCTGGGACCGCCCAAAGTGCCAAGCTCTCCCACCAGCTCTGTCCAGGCGGAACGCACCAAAGCCTGGGTAGCGGCCGTGTTCTCGGAATCCGCATCCGGCCGCAAAGGCTTTAATCCATCAAGCAGAGGCAGGGCGTTATCCAGGGCGACTTTGGCACGGGCATAAATGCTCGCCTGGGCTCCAGTTACTTCCCCCAGGTCCGCTTGCACCGTGAATGGGCGTGCATTCCACGTCCATTCGACATGGCCCTCGACTTCTTTGAGGTTCACCGCCTTGTTCAAGGCGGCAAGGAAGCCCTTGGGATCGTCGGCGCGATAACGCCAGCCGAGCATATCGCGCAAGGCGCCCTGGGCTGTGCGGGTGAGTGAGCCGCCGGAGGATCCCGGCGATTTGCCATTGCGGCCGCCACCACCATAACCGTTGACCTCTTTGGTCAGGATCGGGTAAATGACGGCGTCTTCCACGACGTCTCTAGTTCCATTTGGCATAGTCAGTTCCTTCCGCTCGTATTCGTGTTCGGGTTCATGTTTTCAGTTCAAGTTGATCTTCGCGCAGCGTGATGTGTTGTCCGATGTTGGTCGCCTGGACGGAGACAGAGTTCCGCGTGAGGCGCTCGGCCAGGTCGCTCCAGCATTCCATGATCGCGCTCGCCGCGGCTTTCATCGGCGCGGCGCATCGCTCGATGGCCGTCTTCACGACCTTACTCCAGTCGCGCCACTCGCGTCCGCGCTCACGGCCCATTTCCAAAAGCTGTGCGATCGGATCGTGCGCGGAGAGTTCGTCCGCATACAAGGCGGTGAACCGATTGATTAGCCCGTGAATCTCCCGCAAGGCAATCCGACTCTGGTCCGACGGGCCGTTGAGCTGGCTGCCTAAGATTATCTGCGCGGCGCGGGCATCGGCTTCTTCCACGGTACCAGACAAATCCGTCACCAGGTTTTCTAACTGGTCCACGAGCACGACCGCGCCGGCGGCCGGTTTATCCTCGGTCACGGTAACGTGCAAAGCGGACACCGCCTCCTGCAACCGGGCCAGTTGACCGCGCAACGATTCAAATGTGGTTTCCAGACTCATCCATCATCTCCTCGCCAACTCTCGATAAAACCCATCCCGGATGGCGTCGGCGCCAGCCAGGCGATTGTCTAACGCGTAACGCGCCGCGCCGATGAGAAAACGTTCCGGCACGATGCCGGGATCAGTGCCGGCGGCGAGGCGTTGCGCGCATTCCTCGATCATCCGCTGTTCCTTCTGGCCGAACCGATAAACTTCCGACAGCGTCCGGTTCCCGATTTCCGGGAAGGGCCGATAGCACAACGCATCCACCACCAGCGCGATGGCCTTTGGCGCGGTGAGCAAAATCTCTTTCGGAAACGTCCCCCTCGCGGGCCCGGGATAAAGCGTCATCCACGCCTGCCGATATTTCTCGGCTTCGGTCAGAAAGCCCATCCGCCGGAGCAGCTCCACACTAATCAGCACGCGCAGGTACGGCGTGGGATGAACCCCGTTTCGATCGAAGTAATAAGTGATCTGCGGAGAACGGCCGACTACATCCATTAACGATGCGACGACGCACGGCCCGCCCAGCAAGAGCCCGCACAGATCCGCGAAAGTTTCTCTATTCCATTTCACCCAGACGCGCGCGACTTCGCGGCCGAGACCTGCCCGCAACAGCGCGCGCGCGATGGCCAGCGGCACGGCGCGCGACAAGCCGAGATCGCTTTGGGTGTTGTGGCTCACTTCGTGGAGCACCGCCCCAAGCGTCCATGGATTAACCATGCGGTGATACGGAAGCTGGATGAGCGGAAAAGGATTGTACTGACTGCCAAGCTGCCGCAGTTTGATGCCGCGCTTATACGTCGCCGGACCGAAGCCGGTGCGCATGTAACAAAAGGGTGGGGGCGCAGGCACTGATTTTTCCTTGCCGATGCCGAGGTAGGTCACCTGGTAGCAATCCAGCGCGATGCGGTCGGTGCTCAACAGCCACAAGCCGAATGGCGATTGCCTCTGGCCGAACAACTCGAAATAGAAGTCCCAAATCTTTTCGATGCCTTTGACCCAATCGTGCGCGTGATGCTTGTGCGTGACCAAGGCGGTGAGGCGCCCACGTGTCGGGTTCCGGCGGGCCGCCGCGGAGAACTCAATCATCTGCCGCGCGCGGCGAACCAGGCCGGTTCGCAGGGATCCGAGCAATTTGTTGACCGCCTGGACGTGGCCTTCAGTCGGAGCTTCCGGACCTGTGCCAAATTCTTCGCGAGTGAAGTTGCGCAGCGCCTTGGTGTGTCGCACCAGGTTGAGCCCCTGGGCCCGGATCCAAGGCATCAGAACAGGCTGCGTGGCACTGGTCTGCCGCTTCGGAGCGCCGTTCCGGGCACCCAAGGCGGCTGGCGCGGATGCTGGAGCGGCGGTACTCATTTGGGTCGGGAAGTGATCAGCTCTTTTCTCAGCGCCCGCAGGTCGGGCAGGTCGGAACGGACTGTGACATCGGCATGACCGGCTGCATCGCCGTGACCGGCGGTATTGCCGTGACCGGCGGTATTGCCATCGTCGGAATCGAGTACCCCGCCGCCCCGAAGGGCAGGCAATTGCAGCGGCACCCGCCCATCGCCGGCGCGGTTACTCCCGGATAACCTGGCATTACCCCGGCCGGGAATGCTCCCGGGAAGGCAACGCCTGCGGTGGGCGAGCCGGGATCGTTGGCAGCGCGGACCGGCGCGCCGGCTGGACGGCCCAACACGCGGCGGGTGCGGCGATGGTAGCGCTGGTCCAGTGCCAGAGACCTTTGATAGGTTTGCGCCAGAGCGCGCGGATTGCTGACGGTGCGAGCGGTCTGTTGCGCGAGCGTGCGAAGCGCTTGCTGTGGGGTCACGCGGCGGCCGCTGGCGATCTGCCGGCCGAGCCGTGCTACCGTGGTGCGGGCGATGCGGGGCATAGCGTGGATCAGTGGGCGTGTCGCCCGGTTCCGGAATAGCGTCCGCGTCACATTGGCGATGCCACGAGTGAGTTGAGGGGTCACACGATTCATCATGCGCGGACCGACCTTGCGGAGCAGTTGCCCTCCCACCCGGCCGATCAGTTTGCCGCCAATCTTCTTGGCCGCCATCCCGCCCAGTTTCTTGGCCGCGAGTCCGGCCAACTTCGGCAGGACAAACTTCGCGGCCAGGCCGATGAGCGGAAGGAAATGCTCCGCCGCCTCCTGCTCATTGGCTGCTTCCGCGGCGGCGTGACCTTCGTGTTCCATCTCGGCAACGAACTGGGCCAATTGCCCTGGAGAGGCTTCGAACTCGAATTCGTGAGCGGCTTCGAGCTCTCCGAATTCACTTTCCAGTTCGCCGAACTCGCCCTCACCCTGGACAACGGGCCAGGGCCGAGCCTGTCCCTTCAAGGCCGAACGTGCCGCCGCCAGAGCGATGCGTCGCAGGGCCTGCGAGCGCCCACTGCGGTCGGCCATCGCGGCCAAATTATTGAAAAACGCCTCGTGCTCGGCTTCCTGCTCGTGCTCGAGCTCGAACTCGTTGGCCAGCTCATGAGCGAGACCCAGCTCCTGTTCCAGTTCGCCGGCGAGTTCAGATTCGCCTTCGCTTTCTAGTTCGAATTCAGTTTCCAATTCCAGTTCGGTGGCGGCGGACATATTAGCTCCTCGGTTTGATAAGTTAGGGTAGTCAATGGCAGGGTAAGGCGGTTAGATCGAACGGCCCCGGCGCATCGCACCATTCATGGTGCGCATGGAGCCCGGACGAGCGACCATTCGCGCGACGCGAATGTTGCGGCGAAGCACTGCTCCGCAGTAACGTGGACTGCTGAGAACGCGGCGCGTCTGGCGTGCCATCACCTGGCCCGCGCGACGGCGAGTGATCGGCTGGCCGGCCGCCGCCCCGCGGCGAAGCGTTCGAACAGTCCGGCGCACGATAGTAGGCACGACGCGCACAAATGGCCGCGTGGCCCCGCGCATCCGAAGCACGCGTGTGAGGATGGCGGCGCCACGGACGAGGTTGGGCACGAGCTTGCGCAAAGCACGCCGGTCGCGCGGCGACATCGTGATGGTGACGGCGGCTCCCGCCATCGCCTCAGCTTCGTGTTCGCTCTCGGAAAACGCGGCGTAATGCGCCATCGCTTCCGCCTCGGCTTCATGCTCGGCAAGTTGTTGAGGCACCTCCTGCTCGCCCAGTTCGTGTTCGCCCATCTCAAGCTCGTGAGACTCCATCTCAAAAGAGCCACCCATTTCCTGTTCGCGTAATTGCTGCGCTGCCAGGCTGGCCAACTTCGAGCCAAGCATCGCTCCAGCGGGACCACCAAAGAACCCTCCGACCGCCTTGCCGACGGTCGGCGCCGCAACCTTGGCTATGTTCTTAAGAATCGGTGCGGCCTTCCGAACGATGCTCGAAATGCCGCGAAAGGCTTTTTTGAAAAATTGCTCGCCCTGCTCGTGCTCGAATTCGAATTCTCCGAGTTCACCTTCGCCTTCCCCCTCGCCTTCCCCTTCGCCGAGGAGGCTGCCCAGGCCGGAGACAAGGTTGCCAAGAAACTGCTCCCCTTGTTCGTGCTCGCCGAGTTCGCCTTCGGCCTCAAGTTCGCCGGCCATCTCGCCTTCGCCAGCCAGCTCTCCCTCTCCTTCTAACTCGCTCGCGAATTCTCCTTCGCCTTCCAATTCAGAGGCGAATTCGCCTTCGTGCTCGTGGGATTCCAGTTCACCCTCGAGTTCCAACTCGCCCTCCAGTTCGTTTTCCAACTCACCTTCAGCTTCGAGTTCTCCTTCGAGTTCATGCTCCAGATATCGGTTC includes these proteins:
- a CDS encoding amidohydrolase family protein yields the protein MIIDCHCHAGRGDLLTAPWNTDAPLESYLRRAHRAGIARTVVFPAFHTDYATANRELARVVARWHPRLIGFAMVNAKTDAGRVREMVREAVNRFGLFGLKVHGHEAMPTREVCEAARAFRIPMLVDVGGKAHVIDMFAPQYPEVKFIIPHLGSFADDWRAHERVVEQIARYPNVYGDTSGVRRFDYLVEAVRRAGPHKILFGSDGPWLHPGLELHKIKLLGLGPRAETLITGENAHRLIFGQEKSGPLVRFATSTPAAGALA
- a CDS encoding dipeptidase, with product MNVEAFERPAPAALATFVRSNISRFRPELQEFVRIPSVSGNPGHAQDVKRCAEWLAKQLGQAGLERVRVLPTKRHPIVYAEWLSAVRKPTVLIYGHYDVQPAEPLNDWKFPAFGAEIHDGFLHGRGASDDKGQLFAHVKAIESLLKSTRRLPVNVKCLFEGEEEIGSPNLLPFLKRNRRALRADAALMSDTRMLGPDQPALTYSLRGQLALELELHGPHHDLHSGNFGGAVHDPLQVLCEIVARLHDRDGRIAIPGFYERVRQWNKAEREYLSRTGPSDQAILREAGSTAAWGEHGYSIYERLTLRPSLAITGLTGGHAGTGPKGVIPCQALAKLSFRLVPDQDPAEIELLVRRFVVRVTPPTVRATLRRHIRSRPALIDRKHLAMRAAAAAYRRVFGKIPVWVRSGGSIPVVSEFQRLLGIPTVLMGFASPGDSLHGPNERFSLKNFQRGILTSIAFLEELGRLPRISPAHSGNGIKQEGTHDY